The following coding sequences lie in one Phragmites australis chromosome 8, lpPhrAust1.1, whole genome shotgun sequence genomic window:
- the LOC133925886 gene encoding agamous-like MADS-box protein AGL61, with protein MVRPPSKGRQRIDIAPILDKDRCQVTCSKRKSGLFKKASEISLLCDAHVAVLVFSKADKPFALGTPSVDHVLRRFAPLPGYDEDGAPALLEDVDAVADREAVEAVSRRAEETRALVAAEQARMNAIGDKVLQAKAGRRFWWEADMEALGEAELPEFARALQRLRDNVVRHAEKLLSAPAAREQ; from the coding sequence ATGGTGAGGCCGCCGAGCAAGGGGCGGCAGCGCATCGATATCGCGCCCATCCTCGACAAGGACCGCTGCCAGGTCACCTGCTCCAAGCGCAAGTCCGGGCTCTTCAAGAAGGCCAGCGAGATCTCCCTGCTCTGCGACGCGCACGTCGCCGTCCTCGTCTTCTCCAAGGCCGACAAGCCGTTCGCGCTGGGGACCCCCTCCGTCGACCACGTCCTCCGCCGCTTCGCGCCCCTCCCAGGCTACGACGAGGACGGCGCCCCCGCGCTGCTCGAGGACGTGGACGCCGTCGCCGACCGCGAGGCGGTGGAGGCCGTCTCGCGGCGAGCGGAGGAGACCAGGGCACTCGTGGCCGCGGAGCAGGCGCGGATGAACGCCATCGGGGACAAGGTGCTCCAGGCCAAGGCGGGCAGGCGGTTCTGGTGGGAGGCGGACATGGAGGCGCTCGGGGAGGCGGAGCTGCCGGAGTTCGCCAGGGCGCTGCAGCGGCTCAGGGATAACGTCGTCCGCCACGCTGAGAAGCTGCTCTCCGCTCCGGCGGCGCGGGAGCAGTAG